The genomic segment TTTTTGTGACAAGAATAGATTGTCACTAAAggtcaaatttcttgtagtgtcactccaattgaccaaatttgttaaaattatttttcactcaataagttggtcggattcatcaggtatggtatagtgcctaccttaGAGGATTACatcatgttaggcctacccttggcacaaaaaaggcccccccaataggacatgcatccgaattccCTCAATATATACTAACtcgtgtctttttctttttcttccttttctttttggcagTAGTTAATCAAAGGGGAATCTAAGAAGggtttttctaaattttcacaTAATTGCAAACATAGTTACAAAAAGAAGCCTCATCATTACACGATCACATAATCAAGTTTCGAGAAAtcatgtaaacatgagtacacaTCCCGAATCATCTGATAGGCCCGCAACAACATCAGCAACTGACTTGGCGAATCTGGGAGCTCAGCTGAGCGAAGTTCtaaactgatttaatgagctaaGCGTTGAAATGATGGCCCAACGGCGCGTGATCGATCAATTGGTCACTGGTGGTACTAGCGATGAGCAACAACATGAACCCTTACCCCCTGGCCAATCTGAACCAATACTCTTACCTTATACTCAAACCTCTATTACTTCACAAGTTATAAATTCACCTGAAGAAGCCTTTACCTATCCCACTCATGGCCTACCCCTTACTTATGCACCTAACATCCAAATTAACCCTTCTCATGCCCAAATTCCCCAGAATTATCCGCCAATCACTATGAGCATGCCATTTGAATCTCAGGGACCACATTATTATTTCACCGCTGAGCCATTCACCTTAGATACCGCCGCCCAAGGGAAAGCTGAAGCTGGGGAGTCATCCGCGCCGGTGGATAAGAATTTGCTAAAGAGATTGGATCGGTTTGAGGAGTTTATAAGGAAAAGCCAAGGTCTGAGCAAACAAGGAAGTCTGGACTACAACGAGCTATGCCTATTTTCGGATATGCAATTGCCAATGGGTTTTAAAGCACCCAAATTTACCAAGTACGACGGAACTAGCAATCCCAAAACACACCTTCGGATGTTTGCAAACAAACTAGGAAAGCCGATAGATGATGAGAATCTACCTGTGCATTTATTTCCCGAGAGTCTAGAAGGCGACGCGTTGGAttggtattcaaatttgaaGCCTGAGGATATGAGGTCTTGGATGGATTTATCAAATGCTTTTGTAAGACAGCACGAATACAATTGCGAGCTTGCTCCAACGAGGACCACATTGGAGGGAACTAAGAGAAAACCATCGGAGAACCACAAGACGTATGCaaagagatggaggaaattggCCGCCAAGGTGGAGCCTCCCATGACTGAAAATGAAATTGTTCGTACGTTTATCAAAACCCATGACCCCCTTACTTTGAGGAGATTTTTCGAATGACTGGGTGCTCCTTTGCGAAGATTgtcaataaattggaagaataCAACGAGTTTATGAGGGCaggaaaaattgttaatgtttCCGCTTTAAAGTCACAGTTGGAAGCTATGCAGAGTCAGAGTAGCAGTAGTAAGAAGGCTCAGTTTAAGAAGAAAGACGAGGAAGCCTCCTTTGTCTGGAACCAAGGCTCTTCTTCCCAGCCTAGATACCAACAAAACCCTGC from the Coffea arabica cultivar ET-39 chromosome 11e, Coffea Arabica ET-39 HiFi, whole genome shotgun sequence genome contains:
- the LOC140021210 gene encoding uncharacterized protein → MAQRRVIDQLVTGGTSDEQQHEPLPPGQSEPILLPYTQTSITSQVINSPEEAFTYPTHGLPLTYAPNIQINPSHAQIPQNYPPITMSMPFESQGPHYYFTAEPFTLDTAAQGKAEAGESSAPVDKNLLKRLDRFEEFIRKSQGLSKQGSLDYNELCLFSDMQLPMGFKAPKFTKYDGTSNPKTHLRMFANKLGKPIDDENLPVHLFPESLEGDALDWYSNLKPEDMRSWMDLSNAFVRQHEYNCELAPTRTTLEGTKRKPSENHKTYAKRWRKLAAKVEPPMTENEIVRTFIKTHDPLTLRRFFE